A genomic segment from Verrucomicrobiaceae bacterium encodes:
- a CDS encoding 5-formyltetrahydrofolate cyclo-ligase, translating into MSDSIAAKAALRATMRARMRAVTEDECATLISVAQKYASEHWSTSMTVAIYGGLRGEPDLVTHFLPWLTQNGHRAALFAVADEKLTPRLIRDAADYERGILGAWEPAAHCPELAVGALDVIWVPGLAFSPKTGARLGRGGGYYDRLLADPGCRARKITLAHAFQLQEDVPAEAHDQRVELILTADACLTPHAHA; encoded by the coding sequence ATGTCCGACTCCATCGCTGCCAAAGCTGCTCTCCGTGCCACCATGCGAGCACGCATGCGTGCCGTCACAGAGGATGAATGCGCCACGCTCATCTCTGTGGCGCAAAAATATGCCTCAGAGCATTGGAGCACATCCATGACCGTCGCGATCTATGGCGGACTGCGTGGCGAGCCGGATCTAGTGACGCATTTTTTGCCGTGGTTGACTCAGAATGGCCACCGGGCCGCCCTCTTTGCTGTAGCGGATGAAAAACTTACTCCACGGCTGATTCGTGATGCGGCGGATTATGAGCGGGGCATCCTCGGCGCATGGGAGCCAGCGGCGCATTGTCCAGAACTGGCTGTCGGAGCTCTGGATGTCATTTGGGTGCCTGGATTGGCCTTTTCACCAAAGACTGGCGCTAGGCTCGGACGCGGTGGCGGCTACTACGACCGGCTCCTGGCTGATCCAGGCTGCCGCGCACGAAAAATCACCCTCGCTCACGCCTTCCAGCTCCAAGAGGATGTGCCCGCAGAGGCCCATGATCAGCGTGTGGAGCTCATCCTGACCGCAGATGCCTGCCTCACTCCTCACGCACACGCGTGA
- a CDS encoding VWA domain-containing protein gives MTRLRLLSSILAVLGLGAASFAAEPDGLREVVKGIRAGDQEALAPLKALFDEKAASLVLDVITSKNVGGGMKARMAEIVANWPVDAPGRKNLLDWLPRHSNADEDTLLFYGKLASKETRPFFETLLLHGDVKREPVRVALSAQALGVWQDVTEPVLTRVRSLLSPTLPHVLRASAAEALGGMRHIESLRALVALVEDEALAAHAARALFRLTGEDFENDSATRWQTWLTEHPRIDWKMHAASEWENYLRTQALLKPAEDVAAEMQAFYGVRLSGKSMLFILDVSGSMETNGRISKLRGQMANMLTVLQNRPATTRYGILTFSDGVTPCFSRGGISSNEEKAHEKAVRFVDRLQADGGTDMVTALRYARERILPAAEVDTIYLLSDGEPSDGSAQDVLDAVRATHQRFQTRFHTISIGEAPPANFGEKSLLEEVAAITGGSFTRVREE, from the coding sequence ATGACTCGATTGCGACTCCTCTCATCCATCCTGGCAGTGCTCGGGCTCGGTGCGGCCTCATTCGCCGCGGAGCCAGATGGGCTGCGGGAGGTGGTCAAAGGCATCCGAGCAGGCGATCAGGAGGCGCTGGCACCGCTGAAGGCACTATTTGATGAAAAAGCTGCTTCGCTGGTGCTCGATGTCATCACCAGCAAAAACGTAGGCGGTGGCATGAAGGCGAGAATGGCCGAAATCGTGGCCAACTGGCCCGTAGATGCCCCTGGGCGCAAAAACCTGCTCGATTGGCTACCACGTCACTCGAACGCAGATGAGGACACGCTGCTTTTTTATGGAAAACTGGCCTCGAAGGAGACGCGGCCGTTTTTCGAGACGCTGCTGCTGCATGGTGATGTGAAAAGAGAGCCTGTGCGTGTGGCGCTCTCTGCGCAGGCTCTCGGAGTCTGGCAGGATGTGACGGAGCCGGTGCTGACACGCGTGCGCAGCCTGCTCTCCCCTACCCTGCCGCATGTACTGCGGGCCAGTGCGGCGGAGGCGCTGGGAGGCATGCGCCACATCGAGTCTCTGCGTGCCTTGGTGGCGCTGGTAGAGGATGAGGCGCTGGCCGCGCATGCCGCGCGGGCGCTTTTCCGGCTCACGGGTGAGGATTTTGAGAATGACTCCGCTACACGCTGGCAGACCTGGCTCACCGAGCACCCGCGTATCGACTGGAAGATGCACGCTGCTAGCGAGTGGGAGAATTACCTTCGCACGCAAGCGCTGCTCAAACCGGCAGAGGATGTAGCGGCGGAGATGCAGGCTTTTTATGGCGTGCGACTGAGTGGAAAGAGCATGCTCTTCATCCTGGATGTGAGTGGCAGCATGGAAACCAATGGCCGCATCAGCAAACTGCGCGGCCAGATGGCGAACATGCTCACCGTGCTGCAAAACCGGCCCGCGACGACTCGCTACGGCATCCTCACCTTCAGTGATGGCGTGACGCCCTGCTTCTCACGCGGCGGCATTTCATCGAATGAGGAAAAGGCGCATGAAAAGGCAGTGCGCTTTGTGGATCGGCTCCAGGCCGATGGCGGCACCGATATGGTCACTGCGCTGCGATACGCCCGTGAGCGCATCCTCCCTGCTGCGGAGGTGGATACCATCTACCTCCTCAGTGATGGCGAGCCCTCCGATGGCTCTGCGCAGGATGTGCTGGATGCCGTGCGGGCCACGCATCAGCGCTTTCAGACTCGTTTTCACACGATCAGCATCGGAGAGGCCCCACCGGCGAATTTTGGTGAAAAATCACTGCTGGAGGAAGTCGCCGCGATCACTGGCGGCAGCTTCACGCGTGTGCGTGAGGAGTGA
- a CDS encoding histidinol-phosphate transaminase, giving the protein MSIWNTANPQLKDLVAYEPGKPIEDVARERGLRPEDIIKMASNENPLGPSPKAIEAMQKAVSEVNIYPDGASWKLRNALAEKFGLEMGNFIMGCGSNEVIEFIGHAFLKPGDNIITAEHAFLVYKLMAKVFGADTIEVPDPGYVHDLDAMAAAITPQTKEVFIANPNNPTGTLVTQEQIDRFMAKVPEHVVVVFDEAYYEFLDNPPDTLKYVREGRNVVILRTFSKIQGLAGTRVGYGIANKELIDVLQRTRQPFNLNSIAQAGALAGLLDEEHQAKTKRITDEGRIYLQAQFAALGLEYIPSYANFVLVKVGDGNAVFKAMMDKGVIVRAMAAYKLPEWVRISIGTMPQNERCIEVLKSVLGR; this is encoded by the coding sequence ATGTCCATCTGGAACACCGCCAACCCGCAGCTCAAAGACCTCGTCGCTTACGAACCCGGAAAACCCATCGAGGACGTCGCTCGTGAGCGCGGCCTCCGCCCAGAGGACATCATCAAAATGGCCTCCAACGAGAATCCGCTCGGCCCCAGCCCCAAAGCCATCGAGGCCATGCAAAAAGCCGTCAGCGAAGTGAACATCTATCCAGACGGTGCCTCCTGGAAGCTGCGCAATGCCCTGGCGGAGAAATTTGGACTCGAAATGGGCAATTTCATCATGGGCTGCGGCTCCAATGAAGTCATCGAGTTCATCGGTCACGCCTTCCTCAAGCCCGGTGACAACATCATCACCGCCGAGCACGCCTTCCTCGTCTATAAGCTCATGGCGAAGGTCTTCGGCGCAGACACCATCGAAGTGCCAGATCCCGGCTACGTGCATGATCTCGATGCGATGGCCGCTGCCATCACGCCGCAGACGAAGGAGGTCTTTATCGCCAATCCGAACAATCCCACCGGCACTCTCGTCACCCAGGAGCAGATCGACCGCTTCATGGCCAAGGTGCCAGAGCATGTCGTCGTCGTCTTTGACGAGGCGTATTACGAGTTCCTCGATAATCCGCCGGACACGCTGAAATACGTCCGTGAGGGGCGCAATGTCGTCATCCTACGCACCTTCTCGAAGATCCAGGGCCTCGCGGGCACTCGCGTCGGCTACGGTATCGCGAACAAAGAGCTCATCGATGTGCTTCAGCGCACGCGGCAGCCCTTTAACCTCAATTCCATCGCTCAGGCCGGTGCCTTGGCCGGTCTGCTCGATGAGGAGCATCAGGCGAAAACCAAGCGCATCACCGATGAAGGCCGCATCTACCTCCAGGCCCAGTTTGCGGCCCTGGGGCTCGAGTACATCCCCAGCTACGCGAACTTCGTCCTCGTCAAAGTAGGTGATGGCAACGCCGTCTTCAAAGCGATGATGGACAAGGGCGTCATCGTCCGCGCCATGGCCGCCTACAAGCTACCTGAGTGGGTGCGCATCTCCATCGGCACCATGCCGCAGAATGAGCGCTGCATCGAGGTGCTGAAATCCGTCCTCGGTCGCTAA
- a CDS encoding carbohydrate kinase family protein, producing MSTRTGLLAAGNFIVDHVKIIDAWPQQDMLANITVQSQSNGGGPYNVLKDLAAMQAPFPLAACGLVGEDANGHWIQSDCEAHGIDTTLLHRTRELATSYTDAMTVQSTGRRTFFHQRGANAHFDVAHCDLSASRARILHFGYLMLLDRMDSFDAEGRTYASRLLERARSVGMQTSVDMVSMEHAQFRQIAVSALPFTDHLIVNEVEATRVLGRELAAQDSRALVDAAGQLMALGVHQSVTIHTEHGCVCVLRDSSNGVQGSLRLPAGFSQGATGAGDAFAAGLLLGLHEGWSLPERLRLAVCAAAMSLTHPTPSQGMRPVAECLALAGSFPFREF from the coding sequence ATGAGCACACGCACCGGCCTACTTGCTGCGGGTAACTTCATCGTGGATCACGTCAAGATCATCGACGCATGGCCACAGCAGGACATGCTGGCAAATATCACGGTGCAGTCGCAATCGAACGGCGGCGGGCCCTACAACGTGCTCAAAGATCTAGCGGCGATGCAGGCCCCCTTCCCCCTCGCAGCGTGCGGACTAGTGGGCGAGGACGCGAACGGTCACTGGATTCAAAGTGACTGCGAGGCACACGGCATCGACACGACGCTGCTGCATCGCACCCGCGAGCTAGCCACCTCCTACACGGATGCGATGACGGTGCAGAGCACGGGAAGGCGCACCTTTTTTCATCAACGCGGAGCGAATGCCCACTTCGACGTGGCGCACTGTGACCTGAGCGCAAGCCGGGCGCGGATTTTGCACTTTGGCTATCTGATGCTGCTGGATCGGATGGATAGCTTCGATGCGGAGGGGCGAACGTATGCCTCCAGGCTACTGGAGCGGGCGAGAAGCGTGGGCATGCAGACCAGTGTGGACATGGTGAGCATGGAGCATGCGCAGTTCCGCCAGATCGCCGTGAGCGCACTGCCTTTCACGGATCATCTGATCGTCAATGAAGTGGAGGCTACTCGTGTGCTGGGGCGTGAGCTGGCAGCGCAGGACTCGCGTGCGCTGGTGGATGCAGCGGGGCAGCTCATGGCACTGGGGGTGCACCAGAGTGTGACCATTCACACAGAGCACGGCTGTGTGTGTGTGCTGCGAGACAGCAGCAACGGTGTGCAGGGCTCTTTGCGACTGCCTGCGGGCTTCAGCCAGGGAGCGACGGGTGCTGGAGATGCCTTTGCAGCGGGCTTGCTGCTGGGGCTGCATGAAGGCTGGTCGCTGCCAGAGAGGCTGCGCCTAGCGGTGTGTGCGGCGGCGATGTCGCTGACGCATCCCACACCGTCCCAGGGTATGCGGCCTGTGGCGGAGTGCCTCGCACTGGCGGGGAGTTTTCCGTTTCGCGAATTTTGA
- a CDS encoding amidohydrolase family protein, translating into MSRKIPLIDCHNHVGTDLLFYLHGDFPYAQHLVAMHDEGRALGVDAWIVFPFVSHLALDVAAFLSNEIKDERGRLHDVPYAFENRRLLREVYDLFPEEGRRMLPFIMVDPMRNTAAQAQELRQLRKEYRFHGIKMQTTILQSDIKHLRDRGKVFLELAAEWDVPLLIHSSVAESDLWAQASDILDIAEENPHLRFCLAHSCRYDKECLDRVNALPNTWFDCSAHVIHCEGATKDMAYIAPRARRFDTDYSDPGRVIADLAAAYPKKFLWGSDSPFYSYAAEINGSVVRLISTYKRELEALRASSAEVVERIAGTNTLEYLRLADESIVFP; encoded by the coding sequence ATGAGCCGTAAAATCCCGCTTATCGACTGCCATAACCATGTGGGCACGGACTTGCTCTTTTACCTGCACGGCGATTTCCCCTATGCGCAGCATTTGGTGGCGATGCATGATGAGGGCCGTGCGCTGGGGGTGGATGCGTGGATCGTCTTCCCCTTTGTGAGCCACTTAGCGCTCGATGTGGCGGCCTTTTTGTCGAACGAGATCAAGGACGAGCGTGGGCGGCTACATGATGTGCCTTATGCTTTTGAGAACCGCCGCTTGCTGCGGGAGGTGTATGATCTCTTCCCAGAGGAGGGGCGGCGCATGCTGCCTTTCATCATGGTCGATCCGATGCGCAATACTGCGGCCCAGGCGCAGGAATTGAGGCAGCTACGCAAAGAATACCGCTTCCACGGCATCAAGATGCAGACGACGATCCTCCAGTCGGACATCAAGCATCTGCGGGATCGCGGAAAGGTCTTTCTGGAGCTGGCGGCGGAGTGGGATGTGCCCTTGCTCATTCACTCTAGTGTGGCGGAGAGTGATCTGTGGGCGCAGGCGAGCGACATCCTGGACATCGCAGAGGAGAATCCGCATCTGCGCTTCTGCCTAGCGCACTCCTGCCGCTATGACAAAGAGTGCCTGGACCGCGTGAATGCGCTGCCGAACACCTGGTTCGACTGCTCGGCGCACGTCATTCACTGCGAGGGTGCGACGAAGGACATGGCTTACATCGCGCCACGAGCGCGGCGCTTTGACACGGATTACAGTGATCCTGGGCGTGTGATCGCGGATCTGGCAGCCGCATATCCGAAAAAATTCCTCTGGGGCAGTGACTCACCTTTTTACAGCTACGCAGCAGAGATCAATGGCTCCGTGGTGCGGCTAATCAGCACCTACAAGCGTGAGCTAGAGGCGCTGCGAGCCAGCTCGGCAGAGGTGGTGGAGCGCATCGCGGGCACAAACACGCTGGAGTATCTGCGCCTCGCGGATGAGAGCATCGTCTTCCCTTAA
- the hrpA gene encoding ATP-dependent RNA helicase HrpA translates to MFRIRYPDDLPITARREEIVATIQRHQVLILAGETGSGKTTQLPKMCLEALGDFQGTIGCTQPRRVAAMSVSKRVAEELGVAWGREVGCKMRFSDDTSRETRVKFMTDGILLAEIQSDPMLRAYSVLILDEAHERSLNIDFLLGYLVGLLKKRPDLKLIVTSATIDTEAFSQAFGGAPIIEVSGRTFPVEIRYMPLVTEEDDFGFIDGAVAAVENALIETNDGDVLVFMPTERDIRDTRDLLDGRLGREFEVLALFGRMASAEQQRVFEPGRKRRVVIATNVAETSITIPRIAVVVDTGLARMSRYNPRTRTKRLPVEAVSQSSANQRAGRAGRVRDGLCIRLYEQDDFEKRDRFTMPEIQRANLAEVILRMKAFKLGEIEDFPFINPPSSAAIRAGYDLLHELGSLSDTHELTPLGRELAKLPLDPTLGRMLMQARVEKVLPEMLIIASGLSIPDPRERPEEKKELANAAHKAFASPDSDFLSLLKIWQAAPDGSANALRKFCKANFLSFTRMQEWRDVWRQLCDLFAGDLNNHRDHRGAQSSEKQTSVSLRDLGGLNQKVQEGIHRSILVAQLGHIAVKEDRNLYKTSGNREVMIFPGSNLYERREKNAKPKPGQDKAKQPAWIVAGEIVQTSQLFARTVAKVQPDWIAELGAHLCTYKHSEPHWNEKAGRVTCVEKVMLHGLEITRRSIDFIKVDPVAATQLFIRGALVEHQDSAITLRFYAQNNALRQKIETMLTRVRSNRVYAVEERLFRYYDARLKNVSSIHDLNRVVKERTETEPRFLCATEADLAGGEDFEADLQQFPDQVSLANSVIPITYNYKPGQEHDGVTVKVPVQLAGHLTTGQVQWMVPGMREEIAATLLRALPKSIRRDLMPIDPKAREIAAEFDPGTGDFLSAMAAFISNRYRIRIQASDWAPGSIPAHLQPRIELHDTKKNTVVASSRDLSTLHAEVEKEAHRRTDAWDRLLPKFERFALQSWSFGDLPESILVEQIGHAQVFGYPALVLRENEVDIRLFKTKAEAVKATPEAIRHLAENLLAKDIAWLVKELRTFGPATKAPSANHFGALGQLQSAPTSNSLGDQAREHILAHLLRLTPLFPLTEKRFQNLAETFRRDLPAVVHRMRALHAQVQDARSKLLALPKRYPGLEADLQRLVPPDLLLKTPHEQLHHLPRFLKAIQVRNERWMNNPAKDTDKQQLITDFANWPLEVPRANHETFRWLFEEYRVQIFAQELGTSQPVSVKRLEALMEV, encoded by the coding sequence ATGTTTCGCATCCGCTACCCAGACGACCTTCCCATCACGGCACGCCGTGAGGAGATCGTTGCGACGATTCAGCGGCATCAGGTGCTCATCCTTGCGGGGGAAACGGGCTCTGGAAAGACCACGCAGCTCCCGAAAATGTGCCTGGAGGCACTCGGTGACTTTCAGGGCACCATCGGCTGCACGCAGCCGCGTCGCGTGGCGGCGATGAGCGTCTCCAAACGTGTCGCGGAAGAGCTTGGCGTGGCGTGGGGCCGCGAGGTGGGCTGCAAGATGCGCTTCAGTGACGACACCAGCCGCGAGACCCGCGTGAAGTTCATGACGGACGGCATCCTGCTCGCGGAGATCCAGAGCGACCCGATGCTGCGGGCCTACTCGGTGCTCATACTGGATGAAGCACACGAGCGATCGCTGAATATCGACTTCCTGCTCGGCTATCTCGTCGGGTTGCTCAAAAAGCGGCCCGATCTGAAATTGATCGTCACCTCGGCTACCATCGACACGGAGGCCTTCTCGCAGGCCTTTGGCGGTGCGCCGATCATCGAGGTTTCAGGACGCACTTTCCCCGTCGAGATACGCTACATGCCGCTCGTGACCGAAGAAGACGATTTCGGCTTCATCGACGGTGCGGTGGCCGCCGTCGAAAATGCGCTGATCGAGACGAATGACGGCGATGTGCTCGTTTTCATGCCCACCGAGCGAGACATCCGCGACACGCGGGATTTGCTCGATGGCCGCCTCGGTCGCGAATTCGAGGTTTTAGCCCTTTTTGGCCGCATGGCCTCTGCGGAGCAGCAGCGCGTGTTTGAGCCGGGGCGGAAAAGACGCGTCGTCATCGCCACGAATGTCGCGGAAACCTCCATCACCATCCCGCGCATCGCCGTGGTGGTGGATACAGGCCTCGCCCGTATGAGCCGCTACAATCCACGCACGCGGACGAAGCGCCTGCCGGTGGAGGCCGTATCGCAAAGTAGCGCGAACCAGCGTGCGGGCCGTGCAGGACGTGTGCGAGATGGTTTGTGCATCCGCCTTTACGAACAGGATGATTTTGAGAAGCGGGACCGCTTCACCATGCCAGAAATCCAGCGGGCAAACCTCGCCGAGGTCATCCTGCGCATGAAAGCCTTCAAGCTCGGTGAGATCGAAGATTTCCCCTTCATCAATCCGCCCAGCAGCGCCGCCATTCGAGCCGGTTATGACCTTCTTCACGAGCTCGGCAGCCTGAGTGACACTCACGAGCTCACGCCGCTCGGACGTGAGCTCGCGAAACTCCCGCTCGATCCCACACTCGGACGTATGCTCATGCAGGCACGGGTGGAAAAAGTTTTGCCAGAGATGCTCATCATCGCCAGTGGCCTCAGCATCCCTGATCCGCGTGAGCGCCCCGAAGAGAAGAAGGAACTCGCCAATGCCGCCCACAAAGCCTTCGCCTCGCCCGACTCCGACTTTTTGAGCCTGCTCAAAATCTGGCAAGCCGCGCCCGATGGCTCCGCCAATGCGCTGAGGAAGTTCTGCAAAGCCAATTTCCTCTCCTTCACCCGCATGCAGGAGTGGCGGGATGTCTGGAGGCAGCTTTGTGATCTTTTCGCAGGCGATTTGAACAACCACAGAGATCACAGAGGAGCACAGAGTTCTGAAAAGCAAACCTCTGTGTCTCTCCGTGATCTCGGTGGTTTAAATCAAAAAGTCCAAGAGGGTATCCATCGCAGCATCCTCGTTGCGCAGCTAGGCCATATCGCCGTCAAAGAAGACAGGAACCTCTACAAGACCTCTGGAAACCGCGAGGTGATGATCTTTCCAGGCTCAAACCTTTACGAACGCCGCGAAAAGAACGCAAAACCGAAACCCGGCCAGGACAAAGCCAAACAACCCGCGTGGATCGTCGCCGGGGAGATCGTGCAAACCTCGCAGCTCTTTGCCCGCACCGTGGCGAAGGTGCAGCCTGACTGGATCGCGGAGCTGGGTGCGCATCTTTGCACCTACAAGCATAGCGAGCCGCACTGGAACGAAAAAGCTGGCCGCGTGACCTGCGTGGAAAAGGTGATGCTGCATGGCTTGGAGATCACACGGCGCAGCATCGACTTCATCAAGGTCGATCCCGTCGCTGCGACGCAGCTTTTCATCCGTGGTGCGCTCGTCGAGCACCAGGACAGTGCGATCACGCTACGCTTCTACGCGCAGAACAACGCCCTGCGGCAAAAAATTGAGACCATGCTCACGCGAGTCCGCAGCAACCGCGTGTATGCGGTCGAAGAGCGGCTGTTTCGCTATTACGATGCCCGTTTGAAGAACGTCTCGTCGATCCACGACCTCAATCGCGTCGTCAAAGAGCGCACAGAAACTGAGCCGCGCTTCCTTTGTGCCACCGAGGCCGATTTGGCCGGAGGCGAGGACTTCGAGGCCGATTTGCAGCAGTTCCCGGATCAGGTCTCGCTCGCCAACAGCGTCATTCCCATCACCTACAACTACAAACCCGGCCAGGAGCACGACGGCGTCACGGTGAAGGTGCCCGTGCAGCTCGCGGGCCATCTCACCACCGGCCAGGTGCAGTGGATGGTGCCCGGCATGAGGGAAGAAATCGCCGCCACGCTGCTGCGTGCGCTGCCGAAGTCCATTCGCCGCGATTTGATGCCCATCGACCCCAAGGCACGCGAGATCGCCGCCGAGTTCGATCCCGGCACGGGCGACTTCCTCAGCGCAATGGCCGCCTTCATCTCCAATCGCTACCGCATCCGAATCCAGGCCAGCGATTGGGCTCCCGGCAGCATCCCCGCGCATTTGCAGCCACGCATCGAGCTCCACGACACGAAGAAAAACACCGTCGTCGCTTCCAGCCGCGATCTGAGCACGCTGCACGCCGAAGTCGAAAAAGAGGCCCATCGCCGCACAGACGCCTGGGACCGTCTTTTGCCGAAATTCGAGCGTTTTGCCCTACAAAGCTGGAGCTTCGGCGATCTGCCCGAAAGCATCCTCGTCGAGCAAATCGGCCACGCGCAGGTCTTCGGCTATCCAGCGCTCGTTTTGCGCGAAAACGAAGTCGATATCCGCCTTTTCAAAACCAAGGCCGAAGCCGTCAAGGCGACTCCAGAGGCGATTCGGCACCTCGCGGAGAACCTTCTGGCCAAAGACATCGCGTGGCTGGTGAAGGAGCTGCGCACCTTCGGTCCAGCCACCAAAGCGCCCTCGGCGAATCACTTTGGTGCTCTCGGACAGCTTCAATCCGCTCCCACATCGAACAGCCTCGGCGATCAAGCCCGCGAGCACATCCTGGCGCACCTGCTGCGACTCACGCCGCTCTTTCCGCTCACGGAAAAACGCTTTCAGAACCTCGCAGAGACCTTTCGTCGGGATCTACCAGCAGTCGTGCATCGCATGCGGGCACTTCACGCGCAGGTCCAGGATGCCCGCAGCAAGCTCCTCGCCCTGCCGAAACGCTATCCAGGCCTCGAAGCCGATTTGCAGCGCCTCGTTCCACCGGATCTACTATTAAAAACCCCGCATGAGCAACTTCACCACCTGCCGCGCTTCCTAAAAGCCATCCAAGTCCGCAACGAACGCTGGATGAACAACCCCGCCAAAGACACCGACAAGCAGCAGCTCATCACCGACTTCGCGAATTGGCCCCTAGAAGTCCCCAGAGCCAACCACGAGACCTTCCGCTGGCTCTTTGAAGAGTATCGCGTCCAAATCTTCGCCCAAGAACTCGGAACATCACAGCCTGTGAGTGTTAAGCGGCTGGAGGCGTTGATGGAGGTGTGA
- a CDS encoding type IV pilus twitching motility protein PilT — MPQIDNFFRTLIELGGSDLHLSQGQPPKVRVHGSIKPIAEEILSGEAMEIMMKEICDPKAWAKYVERGDLDFAYEMDADNRFRCNYLKQQHGLACVFRIIPTKIASLEQLNIPPIVKEFGHMRSGLVLVTGPTGSGKSTTLAALLDYINTNFRRHIITIEEPIEFVHRNKKSIITQREVPIQTPSFADGLRAALREDADIVLVGEMRDLETISLALTAAETGLLVFGTLHTNNARKTVDRIIDVFPSDQQSQVRTMLAASLRGVVAQLLMKRHDGGGRCAVNEIMISNSAVGAIIREGATQKLYDVIIGGKAQGMQFMDDAIWQKLRDGYVSPMEAYMKSIDKQRFKNFLPPEEAEIANAGGGEANK, encoded by the coding sequence ATGCCACAAATCGACAACTTCTTCCGCACGCTCATCGAACTCGGCGGCTCCGACTTGCACCTCAGTCAGGGACAGCCCCCCAAAGTCCGCGTCCACGGCAGCATCAAGCCCATCGCCGAAGAGATTCTCTCTGGCGAAGCCATGGAGATCATGATGAAAGAAATCTGCGACCCAAAAGCATGGGCGAAATACGTCGAGCGAGGCGATCTCGACTTCGCTTACGAAATGGACGCCGATAATCGCTTCCGTTGCAACTACCTCAAGCAGCAGCACGGCCTCGCCTGCGTCTTCCGTATCATTCCGACCAAAATCGCCTCACTCGAGCAGCTCAATATTCCGCCCATCGTCAAAGAATTCGGCCACATGCGCAGCGGACTCGTCCTCGTCACCGGCCCCACAGGCTCTGGTAAGTCCACCACACTCGCCGCCCTACTCGACTACATCAATACCAACTTCCGCCGCCACATCATCACGATCGAGGAGCCCATCGAGTTCGTCCATCGGAACAAAAAAAGCATCATCACCCAGCGTGAAGTGCCCATCCAGACACCATCCTTCGCTGACGGACTCCGTGCCGCCCTCCGTGAGGATGCTGACATCGTCCTCGTCGGTGAAATGCGTGACTTGGAGACCATCTCCCTCGCTTTGACAGCGGCAGAGACTGGCCTCCTCGTCTTCGGCACTCTCCACACCAACAATGCCCGCAAAACCGTGGACCGTATCATCGACGTCTTCCCCAGCGATCAGCAGAGTCAGGTCCGCACCATGCTTGCTGCGTCCCTGCGCGGTGTCGTCGCCCAGCTCCTCATGAAGCGGCATGATGGCGGCGGCCGCTGCGCCGTGAATGAAATCATGATCTCCAACTCCGCCGTTGGGGCCATCATCCGTGAAGGTGCCACACAAAAGCTCTACGACGTCATCATCGGCGGCAAGGCGCAGGGCATGCAGTTCATGGACGATGCCATCTGGCAAAAACTCCGCGACGGCTACGTCTCCCCAATGGAGGCCTACATGAAATCCATCGACAAACAGCGCTTCAAAAACTTCCTCCCACCCGAGGAAGCAGAGATCGCCAACGCAGGCGGCGGCGAAGCCAACAAGTAA